From a region of the Polyodon spathula isolate WHYD16114869_AA chromosome 31, ASM1765450v1, whole genome shotgun sequence genome:
- the LOC121303181 gene encoding ras association domain-containing protein 2-like encodes MDCSQDSVPIGKNKYIAKSGLLSHLKTYNLYYEGQNLQLRHREEEEELIVEGLLNIFWGLRRPIRLQMQDDNERIKPPPSSTSWHSGCTLDTQKPESTEWETTTIQITEPESQSEENSSVAEENNAGSTEREEEDSPQLLRTKSDAGVWRRGNRRTPSDQRRLKRHRFSINGHFYNHKTAVFTPAFGSVTNVRINSTMTTPQVLKLLLNKFKIENSPDEFALYLVHTSGESRKLILTDYPLLVRVLQGPCEQVSKIFLMEKDLGEEVTYDVAQYIKFEMPVLQSFITKLKEEEDREVHKLKTKYTTIRSMIQQKIQHLGDGPTSM; translated from the exons ATGGATTGCAGTCAGGACTCGGTTCCGATCGGGAAGAACAAGTACATCGCCAA AAGTGGACTTTTGTCACATTTGAAAACTTACAACCTGTACTATGAGGGACAGAACCTGCAGCTGCGACACAGAGAG gaggaggaggagctgatAGTGGAGGGCTTATTAAACATCTTCTGGGGGCTGCGCCGGCCAATCAGATTGCAGATGCAAGATGACAACGAGCGAATCAAACCGCCCCCTTCCTCCACATCCTGGCATTCGGGCTGCACGCTGGACACACAGAA GCCTGAGAGCACAGAGTGGGAAACAACCACTATCCAGATCACAGAGCCGGAGAGCCAGTCGGAAGAGAACAGTTCTGTCGCCGAGGAGAACAATGCAG GCTCGACAGAGCGCGAAGAGGAGGACTCCCCTCAGCTCCTCCGAACAAAGAGCGATGCGGGCGTGTGGAGGAGGGGCAACCGGCGGACCCCCAGCGACCAGCGAAGACTCAAACGCCACCGATTCTCCATCAACGGACACTTTTACAACCACAAG ACGGCGGTCTTCACTCCTGCGTTTGGTTCTGTGACGAACGTGCGGATCAACAGCACCATGACAACGCCTCAAGTGCTGAAGCTGCTGCTGAACAAATTCAAG aTTGAAAACTCTCCTGATGAATTCGCGCTGTACCTGGTGCACACGAGCGGAG AGAGCAGAAA GCTGATCCTGACAGACTACCCCCTGCTTGTGCGAGTGCTGCAGGGCCCCTGTGAGCAGGTCAGCAAAATCTTCCTGATGGAGAAGGACCTAGGCGAGGAGGTCACCTACGAC gtGGCTCAGTACATCAAGTTTGAGATGCCAGTGCTGCAGAGCTTCATCACCAAGCTGAAAGAGGAGGAGGACCGCGAGGTTCACAAACTCAAGACAAA GTACACAACCATTCGCTCAATGATCCAACAGAAGATACAGCACCTAGGCGATGGGCCGACCTCCATgtaa